TCCTGTATATTTCGTCTGTCGACGATATATGCGCCGCCGTCCGAAGGCAATAATCCGGGTTTTCCTGGATCATTCGCCGATAAGATCAACCGTGGAATACCGATCCGTCTTCCCGGCGGCGGTTCGCCTGTCCGGGATCTGCTGCACGTCGATGATCTCGCTGCAGCGTGCCGAGCGTTCACCGAGTCGGTCATCCGCCACGGACTGTACAACCTCGGCGGCGGCCGGGCGAACGCATTGTCGCTCACCGAACTCGTCCGCAAACTCGAAGGACAGTCGGGTTTACAAGCCATTGTGGATCAAGCGAATCCTCTGCCTGTGCCGGCTCCTGTAAATTATGTCTCTGACATCGGTCGTGTTACACAGGAACTGGATTGGAAACCCTCGATCTCTCTCGACGACGGCCTGCGAACGTTATTTGGTCCGTGAAAGTGCAGGTCAGGGACTCGACCAAGGATGTATTGAATGAAGATCCTCGTCCGCGGAACAAATTGGATCGGCGATGCGGTAATGTCGATCGGCGCACTGCGTGAATTGCGGCGGTTGTTCCCGGAGGCACATATCGCCCTGCATACTCGTCCTTGGGCCGAAGGGATATTCCGCGATGCCCGGTTTCTTGATGAACTGATAACGTTCGATGACGGGGATTCGGATTTCCGATCGATGTTCCGTCAGGCAAAGATGTTGCGGAGCCGCGGATTTGACCTTGCAGTCATCCTCCCCAACTCATATCGGTCGGCGGCGATTGTCAAACTAGCAAGGATCCCGCGGCGATTTGGATATTCGCGCGAAGGTCGTCGGTTTCTTATGACCGATC
The DNA window shown above is from Chloracidobacterium sp. and carries:
- a CDS encoding NAD(P)-dependent oxidoreductase — its product is MKILVTGGSGYLGTHIKRYFEADDLSRRSDLDVLNLQDVHIASEYDVVIHLAAHLDKSPEAAEEVFLTNVEGTINLLRVMKKDSVFIFASTKDVYGRFADKYREVPETCETLYAGQTALEWSKLIAERYVEFFAHQNNFRSCIFRLSTIYAPPSEGNNPGFPGSFADKINRGIPIRLPGGGSPVRDLLHVDDLAAACRAFTESVIRHGLYNLGGGRANALSLTELVRKLEGQSGLQAIVDQANPLPVPAPVNYVSDIGRVTQELDWKPSISLDDGLRTLFGP